The following coding sequences lie in one Rutidosis leptorrhynchoides isolate AG116_Rl617_1_P2 chromosome 4, CSIRO_AGI_Rlap_v1, whole genome shotgun sequence genomic window:
- the LOC139840497 gene encoding LOB domain-containing protein 38-like, with translation MSCNGCRVLRKGCGVDCVLRPCLESIQSPAAQGHATLFLSKFFGRSDLINFLSAVPSNHQRSALFQSLLYEAVGRTVNPVNGAMGLMSTGNWHLCEAGVQTVLSGGSPHPIGDEIWINEVDESSDSFQTKGTWAMMMLKNQTNASNSKTDGNANDQNMSFKPISDVAPSNEPKLLDLFK, from the exons ATGAGCTGCAATGGCTGTCGTGTTTTGCGCAAAGGTTGTGGCGTTGATTGTGTGCTTAGACCTTGTTTGGAATCAATCCAATCACCTGCTGCACAAGGCCATGCCACACTCTTTCTCTCCAAGTTCTTTGGCCGTAGCGATCTCATCAATTTCCTCTCCGCTGTCCCCTCCAATCACCAACGCAGTG CTTTGTTCCAATCGCTTCTGTATGAAGCGGTTGGACGAACAGTGAATCCAGTGAACGGTGCGATGGGACTCATGTCAACGGGAAACTGGCACCTTTGTGAGGCGGGTGTACAAACCGTGCTTTCCGGTGGTTCACCACATCCTATTGGTGACGAAATTTGGATTAATGAAGTGGACGAAAGTTCGGATTCATTCCAAACCAAAGGTACTTGGGCCATGATGATGCTCAAGAACCAGACTAATGCAAGCAACTCAAAGACAGATGGTAATGCTAATGATCAAAATATGTCCTTCAAGCCGATTTCTGATGTGGCGCCGAGTAATGAACCAAAACTGTTGGATCTTTTTAAGTAA